A region of Syntrophorhabdaceae bacterium DNA encodes the following proteins:
- a CDS encoding adenylyltransferase/cytidyltransferase family protein: MGLVVDTLETLTNIIEKHKSLGKKIVFGNGCFDLIHVGHVRYLKGARALGDILVVAVNDDASVVGLGKRKETVTPAKERAEIIAALDAVDYVILFSEPTVENLLRALKPHVHAKGTDYTEESVPEKEIVQSYGGRVAIVGDPKNHSTRDLIRTIKELE; encoded by the coding sequence ATGGGACTCGTTGTAGACACGCTTGAAACGTTAACGAATATCATTGAAAAACATAAGAGCCTGGGGAAAAAGATCGTCTTCGGAAACGGATGCTTTGACCTCATTCACGTGGGACATGTGCGGTATTTGAAGGGCGCAAGGGCCTTGGGCGATATCCTTGTTGTTGCCGTGAACGATGATGCGTCAGTGGTAGGGCTCGGTAAACGCAAAGAGACGGTCACGCCCGCAAAGGAAAGGGCCGAAATCATTGCAGCGCTCGATGCCGTGGACTATGTTATCCTCTTTAGCGAACCCACGGTGGAAAATCTTCTGCGTGCGCTGAAACCGCATGTTCACGCCAAGGGCACCGATTATACCGAAGAGAGTGTGCCGGAGAAAGAGATCGTGCAGTCATACGGCGGCAGGGTTGCTATCGTGGGCGATCCCAAGAATCATTCCACCCGTGACTTGATACGTACGATAAAGGAACTTGAGTGA